From a single Vespula pensylvanica isolate Volc-1 chromosome 24, ASM1446617v1, whole genome shotgun sequence genomic region:
- the LOC122637188 gene encoding uncharacterized protein LOC122637188, whose product MATFFTTNSNLWDFESVDLRLGRFESRPFNGGQATSSNKFKGEISVIEKSKNNNQSNRQVDKKILSTRKKGMNYFLNKPSSPMISMKGFKNISNNKDNSCRVKTSALLYEITDRINQLAQPRIRSNVYDLTENRASVNKIPKATPRILELSKPKTIYKPPSKLFHYVAPAALSAIPTDRIIELSRPKKNQKKTFMRKKKLIYAPCNSRILYLARAKSSKFDIDDFGRTSSRHRKFRMEKEKSKKKQGLRKCTKELIYNTNRLNKNVRWERMRKKRKRKEKRCRRGLARQDPRSSNSNRTVISINQDYDPTVIIPRKSKSKKRKQKDKMKANKKGNFLNVGLKRNVGFF is encoded by the exons ATGGCTACCTTTTTCACAACTAATTCAAATTTATGGGATTTCGAATCGGTGGATTTACGATTAGGACGATTTGAAAGTAGACCGTTCAATGGTGGACAAGCAACGTCctcgaataaatttaaaggTGAAATAAGTGTcattgaaaaatcgaaaaataacaaTCAGTCTAATCGTCAagttgataagaaaatattgtcgACGAGGAAAAAGggtatgaattattttttaaataaaccaTCGTCGCCAATGATCTCGATGAAAGGTTTCAAGAATATTTCGAACAACAAGGACAATTCTTGCAGA GTAAAGACGTCGGCGTTACTCTACGAGATAACAGATCGTATAAATCAATTGGCACAACCGCGCATACGATCGAATGTATACGATTTAACTGAAAATCGTGCAAGTGTTAATAAAATTCCAAAGGCAACGCCAAGAATTCTCGAACTTTCAAAAccaaaaacaatttataagccaccatctaaattatttcattatgtcGCACCGGCTGCTTTATCGGCAATTC CCACCGATCGTATAATAGAATTATCGAGaccgaagaaaaatcaaaagaagacgtttatgagaaagaaaaaattaatttatgccCCATGTAATTCGAGGATATTGTATTTGGCACGTGCAAAAAGTTCGAAATTCGATATCGATGATTTTGGAAGAACGTCATCGAGACATAGAAAATTCag gatggaaaaagaaaaatcgaagaagaagcaagGCTTGAGAAAATGTACGAAGgaacttatttataatacgaatCGTTTGAATAAGAACGTAAGATGGGAAAGgatgaggaaaaagaggaagagaaaagaaaaaagatgtagGAGAGGTTTAGCTAGACAGGATCCAAGATCTTCGAACTCGAATAGAACGGTCATTTCTATCAACCAGGATTATGATCCCACTGTAATTATACCGAGGAAAAGCAAAtcaaaaaagaggaaacaaaaagacaaaatgaaaGCAAACAAGAAAGGAAACTTTCTTAAT gtaggtttaaagagaaatgtgggatttttctaa